One region of Carya illinoinensis cultivar Pawnee chromosome 8, C.illinoinensisPawnee_v1, whole genome shotgun sequence genomic DNA includes:
- the LOC122318747 gene encoding protein ECERIFERUM 2-like produces the protein MGSENMGSLVSNFKLSSVVPATVTGENKVHELTHMDLAMKLHYIQGVYFFRREAVEGLSILDLKEPMFQCLDHYFTVSGRVRRSETGRPFIKCNDSGVRIVEADCDTSIEEFLAMKYHCFHGSLVYNQVLGPDLAFSPLVIIQFTRFKCGGMSLGLSWAHVLGDAFSASAFINMWGQILSGHEMPPKSLQTPNPVKMKFPPPSCEKSVSMKRVDPLGDDHWLTVNDCNMETDYFPVTAKQLEHMVTNICADDKLAAQSTSHFAVLSAVIWKYISETREDLGPRIVTVCTSTSHNGENGYPTNGMVLMSMVEADFSVAKADVSAVVELISQKIVEINNNNNIGSVDEEILVEKGNGEGDFITYGANLTFVNLEETNIYGLELKGHWPVFANYTINGVGDEGVVLVLPGPTNGQGEGGGHVGAVADGVTVTMVLPKNQLGLLKSKLERDWNIV, from the exons ATGGGCTCGGAAAACATGGGAAGCCTGGTTTCTAACTTCAAGCTATCGTCGGTAGTGCCGGCCACTGTGACCGGCGAGAACAAGGTGCACGAGCTGACGCACATGGACTTGGCCATGAAGCTCCATTACATTCAGGGGGTTTACTTCTTTAGGCGTGAAGCAGTTGAGGGGCTCTCAATACTTGACCTAAAGGAACCCATGTTCCAATGTCTAGACCACTACTTCACCGTTTCCGGGAGGGTTCGGAGATCCGAAACAGGCCGGCCATTCATCAAGTGCAACGATAGCGGTGTGCGTATTGTTGAAGCGGATTGCGACACCTCCATTGAAGAGTTTTTGGCCATGAAATATCATTGCTTTCATGGAAGTCTTGTTTATAATCAAGTTCTTGGTCCTGATCTTGCTTTCTCGCCTCTGGTCATTATACAg TTCACCCGGTTTAAATGCGGAGGAATGTCATTGGGGCTTAGCTGGGCACATGTTCTTGGAGATGCATTCTCAGCCTCAGCCTTCATCAACATGTGGGGTCAGATCTTGTCTGGTCATGAAATGCCACCCAAATCTCTCCAAACCCCAAATCCAGTGAAAATGAAATTCCCACCTCCAAGTTGCGAGAAATCAGTTTCCATGAAAAGGGTGGACCCGCTAGGAGATGATCACTGGCTAACTGTCAATGACTGTAACATGGAGACGGACTATTTCCCAGTAACCGCCAAACAACTTGAGCATATGGTAACAAATATCTGTGCAGATGACAAATTAGCAGCCCAGAGTACCTCCCATTTTGCAGTTCTCTCTGCAGTAATATGGAAATATATATCTGAAACCAGGGAAGATTTGGGCCCAAGGATTGTCACAGTCTGCACGAGTACTTCTCACAACGGGGAAAATGGGTATCCAACTAATGGCATGGTGCTCATGAGCATGGTTGAAGCAGATTTCTCGGTGGCAAAAGCTGATGTTTCTGCAGTGGTAGAGCTAATATCTCAAAAAATAGTGgagatcaataataataataatattggtaGTGTAGATGAAGAAATATTGGTGGAGAAAGGAAATGGGGAGGGAGATTTTATAACATATGGAGCTAACTTGACGTTTGTGAATTTGGAAGAAACTAATATTTATGGATTGGAGTTGAAGGGACATTGGCCTGTCTTTGCCAATTATACCATCAATGGGGTTGGAGATGAAGGTGTTGTTTTGGTGCTTCCAGGACCAACAAATGGCCAAGGGGAAGGTGGTGGTCATGTTGGTGCAGTTGCAGATGGAGTGACAGTGACCATGGTTTTACCTAAAAATCAACTTGGTCTGCTCAAAAGCAAGCTTGAAAGGGATTGGAATATCGTTTGA